A region of Vitis riparia cultivar Riparia Gloire de Montpellier isolate 1030 chromosome 12, EGFV_Vit.rip_1.0, whole genome shotgun sequence DNA encodes the following proteins:
- the LOC117926696 gene encoding mitogen-activated protein kinase 20 isoform X1: protein MLSDQPKKNSAEMDFFSEYGDANRYKIQEVVGKGSYGVVCSAVDTLTGEKVAIKKIHDIFEHISDAARILREIKLLRLLRHPDIVEIKHIMLPPSRRDFKDIYVVFELMESDLHQVIKANDDLTREHYQFFLYQLLRALKYIHTANVYHRDLKPKNILANANCKLKICDFGLARVAFSDTPTTIFWTDYVATRWYRAPELCGSFFSKYTPAIDIWSIGCIFAEVLTGKPLFPGKNVVHQLDLMTDLLGTPSLDTISRVRNEKARRYLTSMRKKQPVIFAQKFPNADPLALRLLERLLAFDPKDRPTAEEALADPYFKGLAKVEREPSCQPITKMEFEFERRRVTKEDIRELIFREILEYHPQLLKDYVNGTERTNFLYPSAVDQFRKQFAHLEENSGKTGPVIPLERKHVSLPRSTVVHSNTTPAKEPHIIAFKDRQIGEESCSRSSRDTDGIPGNLSRSLQASQRIPMAKPGKVVGPLAPPENGSAIKDAYDHRTLIRNAVLPSQALPPAYCYRRTSAGKQERCVGEAERDLSSQAKQVPQCGMTAKLAPDIAINIDTNPFYMTRAGVTKVDHVDDRITIDANLLQAKAQFGGIGAAAAAAATAAAHRKVGTVQFGMSRMY from the exons ATGCTCTCAGATCAGCCAAAAAAG AATTCTGCAGAGATGGACTTCTTCTCTGAGTATGGTGATGCCAATAGATACAAGATTCAGGAAGTTGTTGGAAAAGGAAGTTATGGTGTTGTTTGTTCAGCAGTTGATACTCTTACTGGTGAAAAAGTGGCAATAAAGAAAATACATGATATCTTTGAACATATCTCTGATGCTGCTCGAATTCTCCGTGAGATAAAGCTGCTCAGGCTTCTACGGCATCCCGATATTGTTGAAATTAAACACATTATGCTACCACCTTCAAGAAGAGACTTTAAAGATATTTATGTCGTTTTTGAACTTATGGAGTCGGATCTACACCAAGTCATCAAAGCTAATGATGATTTGACGAGAGAGCActatcaattttttctttaccaATTGCTACGGGCATTGAAGTACATTCACACTG CAAATGTCTATCACCGGGATTTAAAACCAAAGAATATATTGGCAAATGCAAATTGTAAACTCAAAATATGTGATTTTGGGTTAGCAAGAGTTGCATTCAGTGATACACCTACAACAATATTTTGGACG GATTATGTTGCTACAAGATGGTATAGAGCTCCAGAGTTATGTGGATCATTTTTCTCCAAG TATACACCTGCGATTGATATATGGAGTATAGGCTGCATTTTTGCCGAGGTATTAACAGGGAAGCCATTATTTCCTGGAAAAAATGTTGTGCACCAGCTGGATTTGATGACTGATCTGCTTGGGACACCATCTTTAGATACCATTTCTCGG GTTCGAAATGAGAAGGCAAGGCGATACCTTACTAGCATGAGGAAGAAGCAGCCTGTAATATTTGCACAGAAGTTTCCAAATGCTGATCCTTTGGCACTACGGCTATTGGAAAGGCTTCTTGCCTTTGATCCAAAGGATCGGCCAACTGCTGAAGAG GCATTGGCTGATCCCTACTTTAAGGGTCTGGCAAAGGTTGAGAGGGAACCTTCTTGCCAACCAATTACAAAGATGGAATTTGAGTTTGAGAGGAGAAGGGTTACAAAGGAGGACATACGGGAGCTAATTTTCCGGGAGATACTAGAATACCATCCTCAACTACTCAAAGACTACGTGAATGGAACTGAAAGGACTAATTTTCTCTATCCAAG TGCTGTTGATCAATTCAGAAAGCAATTTGCACATCTAGAGGAAAACAGTGGTAAAACTGGGCCGGTAATTCCACTTGAGAGAAAGCATGTGTCACTTCCCAG GTCTACTGTTGTACATTCAAATACAACCCCTGCAAAAGAACCACATATCATAGCCTTCAAGGATCGTCAAATTGGAGAAGAGTCATGCAGTAGGAGTTCTAGAGACACAGATGGAATTCCTGGAAATCTGTCAAGGAGCTTGCAGGCATCCCAACGGATCCCAATGG CCAAACCAGGAAAGGTTGTGGGGCCATTGGCACCACCCGAGAATGGAAGTGCCATTAAAGATGCATATGATCACAGGACATTAATCAGAAATGCAGTCCTTCCTTCCCAGGCTCTTCCTCCTGCGTATTGTTATCGCAGAACTAGTGCAGGAAAGCAAGAAAGATGTGTGGGAGAAGCAGAGAGGGACTTATCATCACAAGCAAAACAAGtccctcaatgtggcatgacAGCCAAGTTGGCCCCAGACATAGCCATCAATATTGACACCAATCCATTCTATATGACAAGGGCGGGAGTGACCAAGGTGGACCATGTTGATGACCGAATTACTATTGATGCAAACTTGCTGCAAGCCAAAGCTCAGTTCGGTGGGATTGGTGCTGCTGCTGCAGCGGCTGCAACAGCAGCTGCTCACAGAAAAGTTGGGACAGTTCAGTTTGGTATGTCAAGAATGTATTAG
- the LOC117926696 gene encoding mitogen-activated protein kinase 20 isoform X2: MDFFSEYGDANRYKIQEVVGKGSYGVVCSAVDTLTGEKVAIKKIHDIFEHISDAARILREIKLLRLLRHPDIVEIKHIMLPPSRRDFKDIYVVFELMESDLHQVIKANDDLTREHYQFFLYQLLRALKYIHTANVYHRDLKPKNILANANCKLKICDFGLARVAFSDTPTTIFWTDYVATRWYRAPELCGSFFSKYTPAIDIWSIGCIFAEVLTGKPLFPGKNVVHQLDLMTDLLGTPSLDTISRVRNEKARRYLTSMRKKQPVIFAQKFPNADPLALRLLERLLAFDPKDRPTAEEALADPYFKGLAKVEREPSCQPITKMEFEFERRRVTKEDIRELIFREILEYHPQLLKDYVNGTERTNFLYPSAVDQFRKQFAHLEENSGKTGPVIPLERKHVSLPRSTVVHSNTTPAKEPHIIAFKDRQIGEESCSRSSRDTDGIPGNLSRSLQASQRIPMAKPGKVVGPLAPPENGSAIKDAYDHRTLIRNAVLPSQALPPAYCYRRTSAGKQERCVGEAERDLSSQAKQVPQCGMTAKLAPDIAINIDTNPFYMTRAGVTKVDHVDDRITIDANLLQAKAQFGGIGAAAAAAATAAAHRKVGTVQFGMSRMY, translated from the exons ATGGACTTCTTCTCTGAGTATGGTGATGCCAATAGATACAAGATTCAGGAAGTTGTTGGAAAAGGAAGTTATGGTGTTGTTTGTTCAGCAGTTGATACTCTTACTGGTGAAAAAGTGGCAATAAAGAAAATACATGATATCTTTGAACATATCTCTGATGCTGCTCGAATTCTCCGTGAGATAAAGCTGCTCAGGCTTCTACGGCATCCCGATATTGTTGAAATTAAACACATTATGCTACCACCTTCAAGAAGAGACTTTAAAGATATTTATGTCGTTTTTGAACTTATGGAGTCGGATCTACACCAAGTCATCAAAGCTAATGATGATTTGACGAGAGAGCActatcaattttttctttaccaATTGCTACGGGCATTGAAGTACATTCACACTG CAAATGTCTATCACCGGGATTTAAAACCAAAGAATATATTGGCAAATGCAAATTGTAAACTCAAAATATGTGATTTTGGGTTAGCAAGAGTTGCATTCAGTGATACACCTACAACAATATTTTGGACG GATTATGTTGCTACAAGATGGTATAGAGCTCCAGAGTTATGTGGATCATTTTTCTCCAAG TATACACCTGCGATTGATATATGGAGTATAGGCTGCATTTTTGCCGAGGTATTAACAGGGAAGCCATTATTTCCTGGAAAAAATGTTGTGCACCAGCTGGATTTGATGACTGATCTGCTTGGGACACCATCTTTAGATACCATTTCTCGG GTTCGAAATGAGAAGGCAAGGCGATACCTTACTAGCATGAGGAAGAAGCAGCCTGTAATATTTGCACAGAAGTTTCCAAATGCTGATCCTTTGGCACTACGGCTATTGGAAAGGCTTCTTGCCTTTGATCCAAAGGATCGGCCAACTGCTGAAGAG GCATTGGCTGATCCCTACTTTAAGGGTCTGGCAAAGGTTGAGAGGGAACCTTCTTGCCAACCAATTACAAAGATGGAATTTGAGTTTGAGAGGAGAAGGGTTACAAAGGAGGACATACGGGAGCTAATTTTCCGGGAGATACTAGAATACCATCCTCAACTACTCAAAGACTACGTGAATGGAACTGAAAGGACTAATTTTCTCTATCCAAG TGCTGTTGATCAATTCAGAAAGCAATTTGCACATCTAGAGGAAAACAGTGGTAAAACTGGGCCGGTAATTCCACTTGAGAGAAAGCATGTGTCACTTCCCAG GTCTACTGTTGTACATTCAAATACAACCCCTGCAAAAGAACCACATATCATAGCCTTCAAGGATCGTCAAATTGGAGAAGAGTCATGCAGTAGGAGTTCTAGAGACACAGATGGAATTCCTGGAAATCTGTCAAGGAGCTTGCAGGCATCCCAACGGATCCCAATGG CCAAACCAGGAAAGGTTGTGGGGCCATTGGCACCACCCGAGAATGGAAGTGCCATTAAAGATGCATATGATCACAGGACATTAATCAGAAATGCAGTCCTTCCTTCCCAGGCTCTTCCTCCTGCGTATTGTTATCGCAGAACTAGTGCAGGAAAGCAAGAAAGATGTGTGGGAGAAGCAGAGAGGGACTTATCATCACAAGCAAAACAAGtccctcaatgtggcatgacAGCCAAGTTGGCCCCAGACATAGCCATCAATATTGACACCAATCCATTCTATATGACAAGGGCGGGAGTGACCAAGGTGGACCATGTTGATGACCGAATTACTATTGATGCAAACTTGCTGCAAGCCAAAGCTCAGTTCGGTGGGATTGGTGCTGCTGCTGCAGCGGCTGCAACAGCAGCTGCTCACAGAAAAGTTGGGACAGTTCAGTTTGGTATGTCAAGAATGTATTAG